The sequence GTTGACACCAGGAGACGATCAAAGCTGCTGCCGTGTGACCAGCGGGGTGGCGATCTCCTGGACTTGAAGTGAGACGAGGAGGAGTGTCAAGGTTCAAAGGTCATGGTCAAGTTCCCGGGGACAAGGTCAGAGGGGGAGATCAAACCCTCACCTAACCCGAACCACCGTGCGGCTGAGATGCCGGCCACCGCTATAACCGCCAGCTCTGGTCATTACCTCGCCGAGGCGGAGGCCACTAGCTGGGTGAGGTAGTCTCTCAGCTCCTTGGCGGCCGTGAAGCGTCCGTAGCGTTTTTTAGGGTTGGTACACTCGTCCAACAGCGCTTCCAGCTGGCCGTCTTTGGCTATGTGGGCGGGGGGGTCGTGGAGCAGGCCGCCGGTGGTCCCTCGCCACGTGGCGTAACGCGATAGCAGGTTCTGACACACAGCGTAGTAGTTGTGGTCCACGGTGACGCGATTACACAGAGACTCCTTGGAGAAGGACAGGCAGGCTTCCTTGTCACAGTCCTCGAAGCGACTCTCGTACCACACGTCATAATTCTCTGGtttatctggagagagagagagagagagagagagagagagaaatgtgagacagggaaacagacagGTAAGACCACAGACAGGTACCCCGTCATAGTTCCCTGGtttatctggagagagagacagagacaaagacagagagagacaaagacagagagagacaaagacagagagagacaaagacagagagagacaaagacagagagagacaaagagagacagagagacagagagagagagagacagagagagagagagacagagagagacagagacagagagagacagagacagagagagacagagagacagagagagacagagagacagagacagagaggtgagacagcaggttgagagagagaggtcagacaggtagacagacaggtacccCATCATAGTTCACTGgtttatctagagagagagagagacagagaggtgagacagcaggttgagagagagaggtcagacaggtagacagacaggtacccCATCATAGTTCCCTGgtttatctagagagagagagagacagagacagagagaggtgagacagcatgttgagagagagaggtcagacaggtagacagacaggtacccCATCATAGTTCCCTGgtttatctagagagagagagagacagagacagagagaggtgagacagcaggttgagacagagagctacagggcggcaggtagcctagcggttaagagcattgggccagtaactgaaaggttaagagcattgggccagtaactgaaaggttaagagcattgggccagtaactgaaaggttaagagcattgggccagtaactgaaaggttaagagcattgggccagtaactgaaaggttaagagcattgggccagtaactgaaaggttaagagcattgggccagtaactgaaaggttaagagcattgggccagtaactgaaaggttaagagcattgggccagtaactgaaaggttaagagcattgggccagtaactgaaaggttaagagcattgggccagtaactgaaaggttaagagcattgggccagtaactgaaaggttaagagcattgggccagtaactgaaaggttaagagcattgggccagtaactgaaaggttaagagcattgggccagtaactgaaaggttaagagcattgggccagtaactgaaaggttaagagcattgggccagtaactgaaaggttaagagcattgggccagtaactgaaaggttaagagcattgggccagtaactgaaaggttaagagcattgggccagtaactgaaaggttaagagcattgggccagtaactgaaaggttaagagcattgggccagtaaatgaaaggttaagagcattgggccagtaactgaaaggttaagagcattgggccagtaactgaaaagttaCTTGTACcagtaaattgctctggataacagATGTAGCTATACTAATTAAAAGGGTGAGGgttaacatatggaattgttttaagatggtcacacCATGGTTCATTTAGATATTTGATTGACAAACACCCCCGTAGCTCAGCCCCTTTACCCCCGTAGCTCAGCCACTTTACCCCAGTAGCTCAGCCCCTTTACCCCCGTAGCTCAGCCCCTTTACCCCCGTAGCTCAGCCCCTTTACCCCCGTAGCTCAGCCCCTTTACCCCCGTAGCTCAGCCCCTTTACCCCGTAGCTCAGCCCCTTTACCCCGTAGCTCAGCCCCTTTACCCCGTAGCTCAGCCCTTTACCCCGTAGCTCAGCCCCTTTACCCCCGTAGCTCAGCCCCTTTACCCCCGTAGCTCAGCCCTTTACCCCCGTAGCTCAGCCCCTTTACCCCCGTAGCTCAGCCCCTTTACCCCGTAGCTCAGCCCCTTTACCCCCCGTAGCTCAGCCCCTTTACCCCCGTAGCTCAGCCCACTTTACCCCCGTAGCTCAGCCACTTTACCCCCGTAGCTCAGCCACTTTACCCCCGTAGCTCAGTATTTAATCATTATTGATATTTGTCTTTTTAATTGCTCCGTATGTAGTCCGTAAGATAGGTTATAAGTAAGCCTGTTGTAAAAATCTCAATCATTAGCCCATTGCTGCCATTCGTTGGGTACAGTAGGCACTCGGCCATTTCTGCAATATAGCCtgttcaaaaccagttcagaagagttttgtttcattctgtttAACCATTTTCATTGGCAAAAATTACATTCCAACTGTACTGTTGTGTttgatataaatacttttgataTTACGTTAATGAAGTTTATACATTTTTGTGAAGGTTTGGTGTGTTGTGGCTATTAACCTATTTTACAGCAGGTCTATGGTATGAAGGCAGCACGCCCTGACGGCTCAACGGACTCCGACAGCTGAACTTGAGGTGAGGAAGAACGTTTCAGCTCCACCAGAGTTATTTCTAACAATATGATgcttatatatacactgctcaaaaaaataaagggaacacttaaacaacacaatgtaactcaagtcaatcacacttctgtgaaatcaaactgtccacttaggaagcaacactgattgacaataaatttcacatgctgttgtgcaaatggaatagacaacaggtggaaattataggcaattagcaagacacccccaataaaggagtggttctgcaggtggggccacagaccacttctcagttcctgtgcttcctggctgatgttttggtcacttttgaatgctggcggtgctttcactctagtggttgCATGAGACatagtctacaacccacacaagtggctcaggtagcaCAGCTCatcaggatggcacatcaatgcgatctgtggcaagaaggtttgctgtgtctgtcagcgtagtgtccagagcatggaggcgctaccaggagacgtggaggaggccgtaggagggcaacaacccagcagcaggaccgctacctccgcctttgtgcaaggaggagcaggaggagcactgccagagccctgcaaaaatgacctccagcaggccacaattgtacatgtgtctgctcaaacggtccagaaacagactccatgaggtggtatgagggcccgacgtccacaggtaggggttgtgcttacagcccaacaccgtgcaggacgtttggcatttaccagagaacaccaagatcgtcgaattcgccactggcgccctgtgctcttaaCAGATGAAAGCAGATTCTCACTGAGCACaggtgacagacgtgacagactggagacactgtggagaaacgttctgctgcctgcaacatcctccagcatgaccggtttagcgggggtcagtcatggtggtggcatttctttgggggcgcacagccctccatgtgctcgccagtggtagcctgactgccattaggtatcgagatgagatcctcagaccccttgtgagaccatatgctgggtgcggttggccctgggttcctcctaatgaaagacaatgctagacctcatgtggctggagtgtgtcagcagttcctgcaagaggaaggcattgatgctatggactggcccgcccgttccccagacctgaatcaattgagcatctgggacatcatgtctcgctccatccaccaacgccacattgcaccacagactgtccaggagttggtggatgcttttagtccaggtctgggaggagatcctcaggagaccatccgccacctcatcaggagcatgcccaggcgttgtagggaggtcatacagacacgtggaggccacaagcactactgagcctcattttgacttgttttgaaggacattacatcaaagttggatcagtctGTATCAGTCAGTCTGTATCAGTCTGGATCAGTCTGTAGTGTGGTTTCTACTTTCTACGTGTCACTCCAAATCCAAACCTCCGTGGGTTGATAAATTTAATttccatttatttatttgtgtgtgattttgagATGTTTAAGGACATTTCATCAATGTTGGataagcctgtagtgtggttttctcTCACGTTAAttttgactccaaatccagacctccatgggttgatacaaaaattatcaatggacatcaaatgtgtgattttgttgtcaaagAACATTCAACTATcttaaagaaaaagtatttaacaatatttaattcattcagatctaggatgtgttatcttagcgttccctttatttttttgagcagtgtatgtgtgtgaaaaaTGAAAATATTCTTATTGAAAACTAACGCATTAGCCTCCTCCTGTATGAATTAGCCTCCTTCTGTACTGAAAATAAATTCATTTCGGTGTCGTAGCCGCcggtatcgctctctctctggggctAAGGCtaagcttcacacacacacacacacacacacacacacacacacacacacacacacacacacacacacacacacacacacacacacacacacacacacacacacacacacacacacacacacacacacacacacacacacacacacattaatatcaTACAGTGGACTAAGCCTATAGGTCTATGCATGCAATGTCCTGTACACTTAGTTCTCAAATCTCTGACAGCTGAACTGTGAGGTGGACAATTATCGTTGTAGGAAAGTAAAAACCAATAAATCAACAGGCTATAAAGTTTGTGAATATGCTACACATCGAAACACACAAAGGAATAGTGTTTTTCTGTATTTAGTTATATGCTGTTTAATTAAGGACAAGTAAATGTGGCTGGTCATTTGGTCCGATATTCCTCGTTGCAGGGGTTGGACGACCTCGATGGCTTTACACCCAATGAATATGAGTGACTGGGTCCAGAATGTACATGAAATAAAATCTTCCTGGTCGGCTTGTCTAAACGGAAACCATGGACTAAAAGACATGGATATGATATCACTACGAATAATGTGACAAGAGGGATTGAGTCAGTACATTCCAACAGCAGCAGATGTATAATTAATATTCGTATCATTGTTTCTGGATCAGATCTCTTCCAATAAGCTGAATTGATCTAGACTCTGGGGAAAACAAACACCAGTCTACCATGGGACCATCCTGGCAGCTTGAAGGGGGGTCTCAAAATGGCTGCTTAGATGGGGTctattttttaaaatacattttcaagtgGCATGATGTGTCGTAGGAAAAATAAATCACCGTGGAAAATCACGACGAGGCCCTGAAGGAGATTATCGCAAGGTGTCTGGTGACATCAAGCAATTATAGAAATGTATTTGGGATACATTTACAACCGATCAACAAACTCATTAAAAACATTTAATCTGGCAGAAAGAGAACAACCACTTTCCTGTTTTATGGAACCAACCAACATTTGGACACTTTTATGTTATATTTCACTGTCTGTTTAGGCAGGTTTATAGAGGACAACACTGTTATATTTCACTGTCTGTTTAGGCAGGTTTATAGAGGACAACACTGTTATATTTCACTGTCTGAAGCAGGTTTATAGAGGACAACACTGTTATATTTCACTGTCTGTTTAGGCAGGTTTATAGAGGACAACACTGTTATATTTCACTGTCTGTTTAGGCAGGTTTATAGAGGACAACACTGTTATATTTCACTGTCTGTTGAGGCAGGTTTATAGAGGACAACACTGTTATATTTCACTGTCTGTTGAGGCAGGTTTGTAAGAGGACAGCACTGTTCAGGCAGGTTTATAGAGGACAACACTTGAGGCAGGTGTATAGAGGACAACACTGTTTAGGCAGGTTTATAGAGGACAACACTGTTTAGGCAGGTTTATAGAGGACAACACTGTTATATTTCACTGTCTGTTGAGGCAGGTTTATAGAGGACAACACTGTTGAGGCAGGTTTATAGAGGACAACACTGTTATATTTCACTGTCTGTTGAGGCAGGTTTATAGAGGACAACACTGTTATATTTCACTGTCTGTTGAGGCAGGTTTATAGAGGACAACACTGTTCAGGCAGGTTTATAGAGGACAACACTTGAGGCAGGTGTATAGAGGACAACACTGTTTAGGCAGGTTTATAGAGGACAACACTGTTTAGGCAGGTTTATAGAGGACAACACTGTTATATTTCACTGTCTGTTGAGGCAGGTTTATAGAGGACAACACTGTTATATTTCACTGTCTGTTGAGGCAGGTTTATAGAGGACAACACTGTTGAGGCAGGTTTATAGAGGACAACACTGTTATATTTCACTGTCTGAGGCAGGTTTAGAGAGGACAACACTGTTATATTTCACTGTCTGAGGCAGGTTTATAGAGGACAACACATTGTGTTTAGGCAGGTTTATAGAGGACAACACTGTTATATTTCACTGTCTGAGGCAGGTTTATAGAGGACAACACTGTTTAGGCAGGTTTATAGAGGACAACACTGTTGAGGCAGGTTTATAGAGGACAACACTGTTGGGGCAGGTTTATAGAGGACAACACTGTTGGGGCAGGTTTATAGAGGACAACACTGTTGAGGCAGGTTTATAGAGGACAACACTGTTGAGGCAGGTTTATAGAGGACAACACTGTTATATTTCACTGTCTGTTTAGGCAGGTTTATAGAGTCAAAGACATCTCATGATGATGAAGCAGTTGGAGATCAATAGTTGGAGAGGACGATGATCCCTGAGGATTGAAATATAATCAGAGATCAGCCGTTCTAATGCCGTGGTCCTACGGCCCTGTCAGGACGACTCCGTCCCACTGCTACTGACCACTATGTATCTATCCTGGTtgggaattacatttacattcagaatcctattttccttaaccCTTTACGCTcaacctaattgtaaccctaaacctagagcttaaaatagcctttgtcctcatggggagGTTTTACTCTCCTTGTGGGGACTTTAGGTCCCATCTGCgaaaaaccaac is a genomic window of Oncorhynchus gorbuscha isolate QuinsamMale2020 ecotype Even-year unplaced genomic scaffold, OgorEven_v1.0 Un_scaffold_7753, whole genome shotgun sequence containing:
- the LOC124029803 gene encoding divergent protein kinase domain 2A-like, which codes for KPGNYDGVPVCGLTCLFPCLTFLSLSLSLSLSPDKPENYDVWYESRFEDCDKEACLSFSKESLCNRVTVDHNYYAVCQNLLSRYATWRGTTGGLLHDPPAHIAKDGQLEALLDECTNPKKRYGRFTAAKELRDYLTQLVASASAR